A section of the Sphingomonas ginsenosidivorax genome encodes:
- a CDS encoding bifunctional 2-C-methyl-D-erythritol 4-phosphate cytidylyltransferase/2-C-methyl-D-erythritol 2,4-cyclodiphosphate synthase gives MTEVQRTVALIVAAGIGARAGGSVPKQFARVAGKPMIAHSYRALAAHPGIDAVVVVAGVGQQQMVRDAIGDVTVVAGGATRRESVALGLAAISNATRVLVHDAARPFLPARVIDAVLAALDTQDGAIPVLPVADTLARGDGLLGDTVTRDGLYRVQTPQGFRMAALLAAHAAWDASEDATDDAQMVRRLGGGVALVQGDPMLEKVTHPEDFAAADARAALETRTALGFDVHRLEVGEELWLGGILIPHDKGLSGHSDADVALHALTDALLGTIAAGDIGTHFPPSDPQWKGADSAQFLQHAANLIADKGGLIDFVDLTIMCEAPKIGPHRAAMVARIADLLALTPDRVSVKATTTERLGFTGRGEGIAAQAVATVRVPGTPR, from the coding sequence ATGACCGAAGTCCAGCGCACCGTCGCCCTGATCGTCGCCGCCGGTATCGGCGCGCGTGCGGGCGGATCCGTTCCGAAGCAGTTCGCGCGCGTCGCGGGCAAGCCGATGATCGCGCATTCCTACCGGGCGCTTGCCGCGCATCCGGGGATCGATGCGGTCGTCGTCGTTGCGGGGGTCGGGCAGCAGCAGATGGTGCGCGACGCGATCGGCGACGTCACCGTCGTCGCGGGCGGTGCGACCCGGCGCGAGTCGGTGGCACTGGGGCTGGCGGCGATCAGTAATGCGACGCGCGTGCTGGTCCATGACGCCGCCCGCCCCTTCCTGCCGGCGCGAGTCATCGATGCGGTGCTGGCCGCGCTCGATACGCAGGACGGTGCGATTCCCGTTCTGCCGGTCGCGGACACGTTGGCGCGGGGTGACGGACTGCTCGGCGACACCGTGACGCGCGACGGGCTGTACCGCGTCCAGACTCCGCAGGGGTTCCGCATGGCCGCCCTGCTGGCGGCGCACGCGGCCTGGGACGCGTCCGAGGATGCGACGGACGATGCGCAGATGGTGCGACGGCTTGGCGGCGGCGTCGCGTTGGTGCAGGGCGATCCGATGCTCGAAAAAGTGACTCACCCCGAGGATTTCGCCGCGGCCGACGCCCGCGCCGCTCTTGAAACGCGCACTGCGCTCGGCTTCGACGTGCACCGGCTGGAGGTCGGCGAGGAGCTCTGGCTCGGCGGGATATTGATCCCGCACGACAAGGGACTGTCGGGACACAGCGACGCCGATGTCGCGCTTCATGCGCTGACCGACGCGCTGCTCGGCACGATCGCCGCCGGCGATATCGGCACGCATTTCCCGCCGAGCGATCCGCAGTGGAAGGGCGCCGACTCCGCGCAGTTCCTGCAGCACGCCGCCAATCTGATCGCCGACAAGGGCGGCCTGATCGATTTCGTCGACCTGACGATCATGTGCGAGGCGCCCAAAATCGGGCCGCACCGCGCCGCGATGGTCGCGCGGATCGCTGACCTGCTCGCACTGACGCCCGACCGGGTGAGCGTGAAGGCCACGACGACCGAGCGGCTGGGCTTTACCGGACGCGGCGAGGGTATCGCCGCGCAGGCGGTCGCGACCGTCCGCGTCCCGGGGACGCCGCGATGA